The Hordeum vulgare subsp. vulgare chromosome 7H, MorexV3_pseudomolecules_assembly, whole genome shotgun sequence DNA window TTTTGAGGCTTTTCTGGCTATTGGACTGTAGGGAGATGAATAGACTAAAAACTAATGTTGCTTTAACTGTGGAATAGTCATCATTGAAAGTAAATTATCGAACTCTTGAATCTGCAATATCCTTGAAcacactaatgtttgtgtttataCCGTTGTACCAGTTAGTCAGGAGAAGTTTCAGGCCATGATCGAGCAGTTCAGGAGTTTGTCATGTGATATTCACACCTTAAGTACCATAATTAGCTGACATATGAGGTCTATTGGTTGCAGAGGATGATTTTTTTGACTTGTTGTGTCCACTATTTATATGTAAAAAAATCTTTCATTTTATTTATTGCAGGACACAAGCAAGAAATCTCCAATGGAACTGATCAATGAGGTGCCACCGATCAAGGTTGAAGGGCGAATTGCTGCATGTGAAGGGGGTAAATCAATCAAACACTTCCCACCTTTACACATTGTCATTATCATGCTTTGGCCACACTGTTGCTTGCAAATTATGTTGATATACTCATGATCATGCATTTTGTGCAAAACTGACTGTTTCCATTTCAATTACAGATAAAAACCCTGCCCTTGGCCATCCAATTGAGTACATCTGCCTTGATCTGGAGGCACCTGCTGTGTGCAAATACTGCGGCCTTCGCTATGTTCAAGACCACCATCACTAATTAGACAAGATACCTTAATTTACCACAGCAGAATTTGGAGTTGCTGCATGCTTGTTGGGTTCACAATGTATGCCAATGTACTGTGTATTGCGCTTGATGGCAAAATGTTGTCTATGACTGTCATCCTACTTCCTGTGACATAATAATGTTGCTTTAACTTCGAATTGATTTTCTATAGCTGACATTTGTTGGCATTTCCTGAATCAATGCACTTTCCGTATCAAACTCCCTGCACTCTGGATAAAAGGGTTGAGAGGGAAGGAACATGAAATTGATTATAGAAGCTGCTTCATGAACATTTGGCCATCAGaatcatttcccttgctctgtaTGATGTTCCTTTGTGTTGTCCTCACCAATGTTTATGGAAAATCATACGTTGGTTGCAGATACATGAAGAACAAAAAACTTTTGGACCTCAATAGCTGCTGAATGTTTGCTGGGAGGGGTTGACATCTGCGAACGATTTTGATGGTAGTTTTAGTTATAGAGGGGTTACAACTTTAGTTGAAGGGTTGTCAGTTCTGAATGCATTTGTTTCCACGCAAATTGCCATCAAACGGctgggcgcggggggggggggggggggggggggggggggggggggtgtcgcTGTTACCTCCCTCCAAGGGAACGTCAGCCAGCTTACATTGTCGAAAACTTTTTATAACCCCTTGCTGTCTGTGACGTGCATGCCATAAACTGCTTAGAAGGACAAAACCAACCACCCATATGGAATTGGAATGCAGGATTTTCTTAAATCCTGCGCGAACTAGTTTCTCCTGAAATTCATTCGTTTGCCACATTCACAGCCTGTTTGGTTCGGGGATATTAGAGGCAGGGAATGGGAATTTAAAAGATAAGTGACATATTATCCATCGTTTGCCTAGTACCTTACTAAACTCCAACATATAAACTCCCATTCCCTTTACTCATTCTAGCCAAACACGCGGTCAAGGGTAAAGGAAGAAAATATATGAAGCACCTATCCGTGATTGGAAAGTATTGACCGGGGCCAAGGTGCCAGCGGCCACCATTAACCGGAAATAACCCTTCATATGGTCATGCACAACTTAGAATAGATTCTGGCCCATCCAAAAGGCAGACAACGCAGGGATTTATTCATGCCTAGAGATCTTCTCAATGTCTCCTAGCACCTATCTGCTCGAAGGCGAGAATGTCAATCCTACCGCGGTATTCCCGAGTTTCCATGTTTCTTGGGTCTTGTTCGGGTTTTGATGAGACATTTCCATTTCAAACATTTGAGTTTTCATGTCCGGATCGACTTTGGTTCAGAAAATTCATGCCTTTCCGATGATCCTGTACCTTGGCTCTCACAATTGATTTTTTTAATATAAGCCTCTGAATTGCATGAGCAGTTTATCCTACATCATTCTCTCCCCAAATCAAGAACTTGCTTTTGATCAAAATGCCCTAGTTAGGAAGATTTATCCTCTTCTAAAAAAAAAGATTTATCCTGTGATTTATGATGACAACTTCTGCTTATGGTCTGGTTTCAGGGTTTCCTTAGATGGATTGGTTGAAATTTAGTCGCAAGATTTAACTCTTATATCTTGAATTTCCATTGGCCGTATCTGATCTGATAatttgtgatgtgtactaatttatttattttacccaAAGTGGTGTACATTAGTTCAGTATGCAGCCTGAGTCTAAGCAGGGTGTTATTTCAGTATATCATTTTTTAAGAATTTATATCAGTTGCTGCTTGTTTCTTTTTGGACATATCATTTGCTCATCTGCGTTGGTTTTTCAGAATGGAGAAGCATCAACACCAACTCCGGCAAAGAAATCATGGATCCCAGCAGGCTTTGGAGGCAGTGCCAAGCATGGCGCCACCATCGACATCCCATTATATGTACATAACTCGTTATCCATATAACATGATAATATTAGATTTTTGGTACAGTTGATGATAAGTCCAGTTCATGTAGGATCCGAAGAAGCGGGAGAAAGAGCTCTTATCATGGGAGGAGGATTTGAAGAGGAGGGAGCGGGTTAGATCACCTTTTTTTACTTATTATACAAATCCTATAGTGTCGCCTCCATCATCAGATTGTAATCTTGAACTGTTATGTGTTCATTTCTGAGATGAATATTTTGAAAAGAATCTGTCATGTGAAATTAACCAATTTGCTCAAAAGTGACTCTTAGAAAAATTTCTCTGAATTGTAGCATTCTTTGCAGGATATCATACAGAGGGAGAATGCAATGAACAGAGGTGGTTCTCCTAGATCATTGTCACATCTCCATCATGGTTTAATGTTGAGATAAATACACTAGCAGTTACTGAAGTTGAGGTCGAAGCACAATACGGTACCCGTGGCCTCGATCTCCTCTCCACCTCAACTCACTCCACTCCACTCTACCGGCGGCCGGCGCAGCGAAGCGAGGAGGAAAGGAAGGAGCAATGGCGGAGCGCGGGCAGTACGGCGGGCACCACGGCGCAGGGCAGCAGCAGCACGGGCGCGGCCTGAAGGGCATGCTGCAGGAGAAGGGCCCGTCACCGTCGCCTCCGCAGTCCCCTCCTCCAGCGGAACGGCGGCCGCGCGTCGGACCTCTCCGTGGCGCCGCTCCTCCGCGACAGCTCCGATTCCGAGGCGTCCCTCTCCCTCGCCTCCTCCCGCTTCTCCATGTCGTCGTTGTCCTCCTCCGCCCACGACCCCGACGACTTCCCCCGCCACTCCCTCGACTCCGTCGGCCTCACCCCGAAACCATGAATCCGGCTCGTCCGCTCCCAACCCCAGCGGACCCCGGCGTGCTCCTTCGCCGCGCGCACGAGCTCAAGGAGGAAGGCAACCGCCTGTTCCAGTCGCGTGACTACGCCGGCGCGCTGCGGTAGTACGAGCTCGCCCTCCGCCTTGCCCCGCGTAGCCATCCCTTGCGCTCCAGGCCGAGCCGCGCTTCCCGCGAGCTCTTCTCCGCCGCGCCCGCGCGCTTGAGGCACTCGGCCGCCACGAgctcgcgctcctcgccctcgacCCCAACCACCGCGACGCCATCGACCTCTCCCACCGCCTTCGCTCCCGCatctgctcgtcctcctcctcggccaAGCGGATCCGGAGGCGGCGACCTCGGATCTCGCCGGATCTGGCCGTAGGAGGGGCCAGCAGCGAGGTCGGCGCGGGGCTAGCGCTGCGGCGGAGGGGCAAGGCTGGGCCGCAGCGAGGCTAGGCGCCCTGTGTGCGGTAGGTGCTCCGGGCGCAGACGCGGTGCGGTTGGCGGCAGCGGAGCGCACGAGGCAGCGAGGTCgccggagggcgcggcggcggggtCGCCAGGGAGAGTAGAGGGGCGAGCGGGGCGAGTGGCAGCGCGGGGTGGCCAGGAGCCCGAGCTGCCGGCGACGGACGAAACAATTCGAGGGGGTTTTTGAAAATTTCGAACGATGTTTGACCGGTCAACTCAACAGAATACGGAGCTATACGCGAGGAGTGACATTATAATCACCACAACTCGTATTCAATGACCGTATTAAGCGTATTCTAAAGTCCAGTAATCGTATTATGCTTGGCCTCAACTTTAGTGACTGCTAGTGTATTTATCTCTTTAATATTTTGACAGCATTTTGAAAGATGCATCTGTTGTGCAGCGGGTGTCACCATCGAAGTGAAAAATTGGCCACCAGTTTTTCCCATCATACATCATGACATAGCCAATGAAATACCAACCCATGCTCAACAGTTGCAATATTCGGCATTTGCTAGTTGGCTAGGTACTTCACCTCCCAACCGTTTTCTCCAATTACTTGAGATTATTGCTGATAGTTTTTACGTTTGTTCACCGGTTGCCCTTTTTGCAGGAATTATTGTATGTCTCAGTTGGAATGTATTTGCTGTCTTAGTTGAATCAATTCACGGGGAAGGTGCTAAATATTTTGCATCACGAACAAATTTTTCCAGTGTGCATCTTTTTTTCTTATCTTTCTTATGGCAGATATTGTTCTTTTTCTCCTCTCCATCATCTATGCGACGTTTGGATGTCCTCTTTCATACATTCTATGGTACAGACCTCTGTACCAAGCCATGAGGTTTCTTTTTTAACTACCAGCTCCAAGTAAATAATTGCTCAGACAATGCTCTGTGCAAGTGTATAATTGCTGACTGGTTTCTCTTGTTTTGTAAGCCAGAACTGATAGCGTGGTGACATTTGCCCAGTTTTTCGTCTTCTACCTGGTAGTTTTATCTACTTAGCTGAGTTATGTATGCTAATAATCTAAACATCTGATTCTATTGCATTTTTCTCGATATTTATCTTTCACCCCTAATGTGAGATGAGCACAATGACGGCTCGATATGTGACAGGTGCATGTTGGATTTTGTGTTATTGCTGCAATTGCTCCGCCGATAATATTCATGGGGAAAACCCTTACGTAGGTCTAATAACTACAGTGATGTTTTCTTGTTAAGTTTCCAACTGCAATAGTTCAGTACTGTTTCTTTACCTGAATCAGGGGAATTCTTGTGGCTATCGAGGTTTTAAACACGGATATGTTTGGCGGGGTACGTTCGTCTGCATTACATTATTATGGTTAACTATGAACATAACTGCAGTGATGTAACTTGCCATGGGCCttaattcttttctgttttggagCAATGCAGGTACTTTATCTAATTGGATTTGTATTGTTCACGGCGGAATCTCTTATAAGCATTTGGGTGCTTGAGGTTGATGCCCATTTCATCTCctaatttctttcaacatttctATTGCCATAAAAAAATTTGGCCTGGTTGTTACTACTATGTCTCTTATGAACTTGCTTGGTTGTGACGAAGCTTCAAAATTGGAGTCTAGTTTGCATGACTTATTCTTTGTCCACTTGCATTCATTTTTGTAAGTGACATCGTGATAGAAGGaagaaaaataatattaaatTATATTTGGATGCTTCCTTATTTCCTAATCTTGTGCAACTACTAGAATGATCAGCTTTTGCTGCGTTTTTTCTCGAACTATTACACACACAATTATTGAATCCACGCAACTTTCCTGCATGGCTTGGTGACATCCTTAAGGTTTACTCCTACTATTTTGCAGAGAGTATACATGTATTTCCGAGGGCACAGATGAAGCCTAGCAATGAGACGAAGAAATCATTCAAGACAACTGTCTCCTCAATAGCAAGCATTCTTGATGTTTCACAAAGTTGACGGTGAATGTTGATGAACTGTTTCTGCCGAATTCTTGCATATTCAGACAtacaatggaaaatgattttatcTCATAGTAGAAATGTGAATCAAGATAAcaactactactccctccgtcccaaaatatgtGTCTCAAGTTTGTACTAGCTTTAGTACAATGGCGAGCGACAAAAACAACCCCAACATCAACCGCAAAATGATAGGAAAATTTAGGGCGGCGCTCGACTCGGCTAGCCTTAGAGAGATCAAGTGTAAAAATCACAAATACACTTGGTCCAACGAGGAGGAAGACCCAACAATGCTTAGCATCGACAAATTCTTCTGCAACACGGAATGGGACT harbors:
- the LOC123410654 gene encoding NADH dehydrogenase [ubiquinone] iron-sulfur protein 6, mitochondrial — its product is MATATRRLLPTLLRTLTGTRHAGAARGFATGKAVGAAAVVGSHTAKWMQDTSKKSPMELINEVPPIKVEGRIAACEGDKNPALGHPIEYICLDLEAPAVCKYCGLRYVQDHHH
- the LOC123412423 gene encoding secretory carrier-associated membrane protein 5-like, giving the protein MSPSTYLLEGENVNPTANGEASTPTPAKKSWIPAGFGGSAKHGATIDIPLYDPKKREKELLSWEEDLKRRERDIIQRENAMNRAGVTIEVKNWPPVFPIIHHDIANEIPTHAQQLQYSAFASWLGIIVCLSWNVFAVLVESIHGEDIVLFLLSIIYATFGCPLSYILWYRPLYQAMRTDSVVTFAQFFVFYLVHVGFCVIAAIAPPIIFMGKTLTGILVAIEVLNTDMFGGVLYLIGFVLFTAESLISIWVLERVYMYFRGHR
- the LOC123412424 gene encoding uncharacterized protein LOC123412424, which encodes MATRGKAEGELVLPQRAGVVTRLEQAVAFLLELVRAAKEHAGVRWGWERTSRIHGFGVRPTESREWRGKSSGSWAEEDNDDMEKREEARERDASESELSRRSGATERSDARPPFRWRRGLRRRR